The window TGACGACGAAGCCATCGCGCCCGACGTCGAACGGCCGCGAGGCCCGCTCCGGTTCGTCGTTGCGTGTGCTGATGGCCCCCATGACGCCGAAGCCGGCCAGCGCCAGGGGCAGGATGCACGCCTCGCTCCCGCCGGCCAGCATCAGGTCGGCCGCGCCACGCCGAATCATAGCCGCCGCCTCGCCGATGGCGTTGTTGCCACTGGCGCAGGCGGAGTAGACGGCCAGGTTCGGCCCGCTCAGGCCGTGGGTGATGGACAGGAGGGCGGCCGGCGTGTCGGCCAGCATCATGGGCACGAAGAAGGGGCTGACGCGCCCCGGCCCGCGCTCGCGCAGTGTGTCGGCCGCCTCGTGGATGGGGTCGAGCGCGCCCATGCCGCTGCCGACGATGACCCCGGCGCGGCGGCGGGTGGCCGGGTCGTCGCTCAGACCGGCATCGGCCAGGGCCTGCTCGGCCGCGGCCAGCGCCAGTTGCGACAGGCGGGCCATGCGCCGCGCTTCCTTGCGGCCGAAGCGGGCCACCGGGTCGAAGCCCTTCACTTCGCCGGCGATGCGCGTCTCGTAGCCGGCGGCGTCGAAGAGGGTGATGGGGCCGATGCCGGAGCGCCCGGCTTTGATGGCCGCCCAGGTCGAGTCCACGTCGTGGCCGAGAGGGGTGATCGCGCCGAGGCCGGTGATCACCACGCGGCGGGGGTAGGAAGTATTCATGCTCTGCTAGTATAGCACGACGTTGCGGTCTGGGGGTGATGTCGTTTTGAAAAAATAGGGCCGCGGCAGGCGTATTTGTTTGTGTCACCCTGTATTACCTGTGTTAGAATCCCCCCACTATCGTCAAGTGCGACACACGTGGTAACAGGAGAGGGAATCACAAGCTAATGCATCGCGAACATCACCGTTGGTATAGCCCTTCTCTAGGGCGGGACATGGATTTGCTGATCGTCGGCCACGCCGGGGCGCGGCTGCTCGTCTTCCCCACCTCAATGGGCCGCTTTTACGAGTGGGAAGATCGGGGCATGTTCAACGTACTGGGCGACATGATCGGCGCCGGCCAATTGCAAGCCTATTGTGTCGATAGCGTTGACGCCGAAAGCTGGTATGCCCGCTGGAAGCACCCCGGCGCGCGCGCCTGGCGCAACATCCAGTACGACCGCTATTTGACCGATGAAGTGCTGCCTCTCTCGCGCCAGAAAAACGGCAACCCGTTTATGATCACCCTCGGCGCCAGCTTTGGCGCTTTCCACTCGCTCAACTTTGCCCTGCGCCATCCCGATCTTGTCGGCCGGGCCATCGGTCTGAGCGGCATCTACGAGGTCAACCGCTGGACCGACGGCTATTACGACACCAACATCTACTACAACAGTCCGATTGATTATATCGGCGGTGAGAATGATTGGCGGCGGCTGGAGCTGCTGCGGCGGCAAGACATCATCCTGGCTGTCGGCCGCGATGACAGCCTGCGCAGTAGCAGCGAACGCCTCTCCGCCGCGCTGTGGAGCAAGGGCATCGGCAACGCCCTGCGCCTGTGGGACGGCTGGTCGCACGACTGGCCCTATTGGGAGAATATGATCCGGCTCTACATGGGCGGACACGATTAAAGAAATTACGAATTAGGAATTACGAATTACGAATGGAGTATGAAGAACGCACTCTTAATTCTTAATTCGTAATTCTTAATTCATAATTCGTAATTTTTAAGAGAGGGAACCATGACAAAAAAAGTTGGTCTGATAGTTGGTCGAGAGTGGTCTTTTCCGCCGGCGTTTATTGAGGAAGTGAATCGCCGCAAAGAGGGGGTGACGGCCGAGTTCGTGAAGCTGGGCGGCACCAAGATGAACGACCCCAGCGAGTACGCGGTCATCGTCGACCGCATTTCCCACGAAGTGCCGTATTATCGCTCGCACCTGAAGAACGCCGTGCTGCAAGGCACGACGGTCGTCAATAACCCGTTCATGTGGACGGCCGACGACAAGTTCTTCGAGGCTTCGCTGGCCGACAAGCTGGGCGTGGCCCATCCCAAGACGATTGTCATGCCCAATAAGGATTACGTGCCCGGTATCGTCCACGACGAAAGCCTGCGCAACCTCCGCTATCCGCTCGATTGGGACGCCCTGCTCGAATACGTCGGCCTGCCGTGCGTGCTCAAGGATGCCCACGGCGGCGGCTGGAAGGATGTGTTCATCTGTCACACCAAGGAAGATTTGTGGCACGCCTATAACCAATCGGGCCTGCACACGATGGTCTTGCAGGAGTACATCCATTGGGATCATTACGTGCGCTGCATGTGCCTGGGGCAGGAAGAAGTGCTGCCGATGAGGTATGATCCCCACGGCCGCCGCTACGTCGTCGATCACGCCCACCTGTCGCCGGAACTGGGCGCGCGCATCGTGGGGGATTCGCTGAAACTGGTGCGGGCGCTGGGCTACGACATGAACACCGTCGAGTTCGCCATCCGCGACGGCGTGCCCTACGCCATCGACTTTATGAACGCGGCCCCGGATATGGACATCAATTCGCTGACGCCGGTCTATTTCGAGTGGGTAGTGCGCCACATGGCCGATATGGTCATCGACCTGGCCCTGAACCCGCGGCCACAGTTGACCGAGTTGAAGTGGAGCGGCCTCTTTAACGGCTAGAAGGTGCCCCTATGTCTTTGACCGAAGCCATCATTACCTACCACGATCTGTTGACCGACGACGTTGCCGCCGATTCGCAGGCGCAACTGGACGATCAAATGCACTCGCGCGGGTTGTTCTTTGGGCCGCGGCCGTTGTGCTCGGTGTTGCGTCCGCGCTTTCTGACGCCGGAGCAATACACCTACTTGCGCCACGCCATTCGGCCGCTGTTGCGCGCCTTCGAGAAGATCTCCCATCTGGCCGTGGCCGACGCCGACTTTCGCGCCCAGTTCGGCCTGTTCGATTGGGAAGAGTCGCTCATCCACATCGACCCCGGCTTCAAGGTTCATTCGCCGCTCAGCCGGGTCGACTCCTTCTTCATCACCGACGGCCAAAATATGTCGCTGAAGTTCACCGAGAACAACGCCGAAGTGCCGGCGGCTTCGGCCTACAACGACGTGCTCAACAGCGCCTTTTTCGGCTTGCGCGTCATGGGACAATTCCTGAAAACCTATTCGGTGCGCTCCATCCCCACCCGCCATAGCGTGATGCACGTGCTGCTGG is drawn from Candidatus Promineifilum breve and contains these coding sequences:
- the fabF gene encoding beta-ketoacyl-ACP synthase II, with amino-acid sequence MNTSYPRRVVITGLGAITPLGHDVDSTWAAIKAGRSGIGPITLFDAAGYETRIAGEVKGFDPVARFGRKEARRMARLSQLALAAAEQALADAGLSDDPATRRRAGVIVGSGMGALDPIHEAADTLRERGPGRVSPFFVPMMLADTPAALLSITHGLSGPNLAVYSACASGNNAIGEAAAMIRRGAADLMLAGGSEACILPLALAGFGVMGAISTRNDEPERASRPFDVGRDGFVVSEGAALLVLEERDHALARGATIHGELLGYGSSADAYHITMPTERGEGAAESMRAALLDGGLTIDDIDYINAHGTSTPLNDRAETAAIKRLFGEQAQAIPVSSTKSMTGHLLGAAGALEAILCLLALRDGCIPPTINYEQPDPACDLDYVPNTARPAALRVVMSNAFGLGGHNATLIFGR
- a CDS encoding esterase family protein; its protein translation is MDLLIVGHAGARLLVFPTSMGRFYEWEDRGMFNVLGDMIGAGQLQAYCVDSVDAESWYARWKHPGARAWRNIQYDRYLTDEVLPLSRQKNGNPFMITLGASFGAFHSLNFALRHPDLVGRAIGLSGIYEVNRWTDGYYDTNIYYNSPIDYIGGENDWRRLELLRRQDIILAVGRDDSLRSSSERLSAALWSKGIGNALRLWDGWSHDWPYWENMIRLYMGGHD
- a CDS encoding ATP-grasp domain-containing protein, translated to MTKKVGLIVGREWSFPPAFIEEVNRRKEGVTAEFVKLGGTKMNDPSEYAVIVDRISHEVPYYRSHLKNAVLQGTTVVNNPFMWTADDKFFEASLADKLGVAHPKTIVMPNKDYVPGIVHDESLRNLRYPLDWDALLEYVGLPCVLKDAHGGGWKDVFICHTKEDLWHAYNQSGLHTMVLQEYIHWDHYVRCMCLGQEEVLPMRYDPHGRRYVVDHAHLSPELGARIVGDSLKLVRALGYDMNTVEFAIRDGVPYAIDFMNAAPDMDINSLTPVYFEWVVRHMADMVIDLALNPRPQLTELKWSGLFNG